The following DNA comes from Mycobacterium sp. MS1601.
ACCAGCACCACACTGTGGCCCGCCTCGGCCAGTGACCGTGCGAGGTTCACCGCCACCGTCGTGCGTCCTTCGCCCGGTACACAACTGGTTATCACCAGCACCCTGGGTCCATCGGTCACTTCGAGAAAGCCGAGGTTGATCCGGAGGTCACGGTAGGCATCCGACGTCGCGCCCTGGTCCGTGGTGAACGGGACATCTGCGAGCAGGCCCACACCCGTCGCCTTCTCCAGCCCCGCCGCATCTCGCACCGAGTCGTCGAGGCGGTCGCGGACGAACGCGACAACCACACCCGCAAGAAGTCCCATGACCGCGGCGATGGCGAGGTTCCTGGTGGCCGCCGCGTTCACCGGACTGTCGGGAATCTCCGCGCGCTGTTGCACGATCACCCTGGCGTTGGGCGTGGCACCGAGTTCGGGAGTTTCCAGCTCGGCCGCCATGACCACGAACTCGTCAGCCATCGTGTTGGCGATGTCTCGTGCCCTGGTGGCCGACGCGTCCGTCACGGTGACATCGATGAGGACGGTGTCGGCAGGCACGCTGGCTTCGATCTCGTCCTGGAGATCGGCGGCGGACATGTCGAGGCCGAGTTTGTCGATGGTGCGCTGCGCGATGATCTCGCCCATCAACAGCTCGGTGTAGGAGAGCACCCGACGCTCGGCGAACAGTCCGCCGTCGTAGGTCTCGCTGTTGGTGCCATCGGAGGTGGTGGCCACAAAGAGTCGCGTCGTGGCCTCGTACTGCGGAGTGATGACGAACGAATACGCGAGCGCACCGAGAATCGCTACG
Coding sequences within:
- a CDS encoding polysaccharide biosynthesis tyrosine autokinase; translated protein: MTVHDFAQILRTRWKSICAITAVAILGALAYSFVITPQYEATTRLFVATTSDGTNSETYDGGLFAERRVLSYTELLMGEIIAQRTIDKLGLDMSAADLQDEIEASVPADTVLIDVTVTDASATRARDIANTMADEFVVMAAELETPELGATPNARVIVQQRAEIPDSPVNAAATRNLAIAAVMGLLAGVVVAFVRDRLDDSVRDAAGLEKATGVGLLADVPFTTDQGATSDAYRDLRINLGFLEVTDGPRVLVITSCVPGEGRTTVAVNLARSLAEAGHSVVLVDADLRRPSVASVLGLGGQRGLSAVLTGEAQLDEALEKTSGLHVLSAGAVPPNPTDLIESRTAADVLKELSGQFDYVVVDSPSLLVADAALLASRAAGVVLVARFGRTTRKQIGDAVHRLKRAGAPLLGGVLAMTPPKKRPQAHGS